From a single Lates calcarifer isolate ASB-BC8 linkage group LG12, TLL_Latcal_v3, whole genome shotgun sequence genomic region:
- the LOC108872420 gene encoding IQ motif and SEC7 domain-containing protein 2 isoform X5 yields the protein MDGQRGFYEMENPTENPSKATEYLKELNKIIETQQGLLEKQRVRIEELELQVTDLCKENACLQDQHQRHLATCRLQQGNYSALGAIEENVMQEN from the coding sequence ATGGACGGACAACGGGGCTTTTACGAGATGGAGAACCCGACAGAGAACCCCAGTAAGGCGACGGAGTATCTAAAGGAGCTTAACAAGATCATCGAAACCCAGCAGGGGCTGCTGGAAAAGCAGAGAGTCCGAATTGAAGAGCTGGAACTCCAGGTGACGGATCTTTGTAAGGAAAACGCCTGTCTGCAAGATCAGCACCAGCGGCACCTGGCCACCTGCAGACTCCAGCAGGGGAACTACTCCGCCCTGGGAGCCATCGAGGAGAATGTCATGCAGGAAAA
- the LOC108872420 gene encoding IQ motif and SEC7 domain-containing protein 2 isoform X4, whose amino-acid sequence MDGQRGFYEMENPTENPSKATEYLKELNKIIETQQGLLEKQRVRIEELELQVTDLCKENACLQDQHQRHLATCRLQQGNYSALGAIEENVMQENCST is encoded by the coding sequence ATGGACGGACAACGGGGCTTTTACGAGATGGAGAACCCGACAGAGAACCCCAGTAAGGCGACGGAGTATCTAAAGGAGCTTAACAAGATCATCGAAACCCAGCAGGGGCTGCTGGAAAAGCAGAGAGTCCGAATTGAAGAGCTGGAACTCCAGGTGACGGATCTTTGTAAGGAAAACGCCTGTCTGCAAGATCAGCACCAGCGGCACCTGGCCACCTGCAGACTCCAGCAGGGGAACTACTCCGCCCTGGGAGCCATCGAGGAGAATGTCATGCAGGAAAA